Proteins from a single region of Papaver somniferum cultivar HN1 unplaced genomic scaffold, ASM357369v1 unplaced-scaffold_79, whole genome shotgun sequence:
- the LOC113344591 gene encoding F-box/LRR-repeat protein At4g14103-like yields the protein MFSIGGRVLTSHRSSLAPELIEALLCLGDWLPDLSLSDSGSCITRLKAIVDQDIELSTDERNALEIGIQMEQDLKRFVQGISSGLRRNAFTDAVGSGDGGMHLQLLPATHGDGVPLSFILQERGFFFAGTSERGFYFARTSEEHRHIDMGKAEDRISNLPDSLLHHILSFVETKIVARTSVLSHRWKYIWICIPNLEIECDVKNTDRFMNFVDGTLNRHSLSNCIQKLCLKSCFHLPESHVISCISNVVKKNNLKELSLFLFQKKPLCIPQSVFNCASLVSLELRIYPHIHFPDDITFPRLKRLRLRDLKLNNDCWNDKLFINSPILEELYLDSCAFLVPSFCIAISTLKILKINDANGMQHCALNIHAPSLLSLFYNGPVAKEYVLSSFVSLMEAVVQVPGTLGESSTNEALSQIFRALAHVKCLTVNVPPSEEDNLLTNLPTYHNLKHLKVTGVPHDSDVRVIALLKVTPSLESLVIEKKAYFRLTTVDNQGNEDDGWTSLDRGCLFQHLKTFCFIPLSWGPREISCVKVILRNAKALQSFTIYSHSSGWPLTEIEQQRPMVRIKSFQRASESCSFKFCS from the exons ATGTTTAGTATTGGTGGTAGGGTTCTCACATCTCATAGGAGTTCCTTAGCTCCAGAACTTATTGAAGCattgctttgtttgggtgattggctgccagatctTAGTCTCAGTGACAGTGGTAGTTGTATTACACGTCTCAAGGCTATAGTTGATCAAGATATTGAACTAAGTACGGATGAGCGTAATGCTTTGGAGATAGGAATACAAATGGAACAGGATTTAAAAAGATTTGTTCAAGGCAT AAGTTCAGGACTAAGGAGGAATGCATTTACAGATGCAGTTGGCAGTGGAgatggaggaatgcatttgcagttgcTGCCTGCAACACATGGAGATGGAGTTCCTTTGTCTTTTATTTTGCAAGAACGTGGTTTTTTCTTTGCTGGAACATCTGAACGTGGTTTTTATTTTGCTAGAACATCTGAAGAACAT CGACATATCGATATGGGTAAAGCCGAGGACAGGATCAGCAACTTACCTGACTCACTTCTTCACCACATATTATCGTTCGTTGAAACCAAGATTGTTGCTCGTACTAGCGTATTATCCCACCGATGGAAATATATTTGGATCTGTATCCCCAACCTTGAAATTGAATGTGATGTCAAGAATACCGATAGATTCATGAATTTTGTGGATGGGACATTGAATCGCCATTCTTTGTCAAATTGTATACAAAAGTTGTGTCTCAAATCATGCTTCCACTTGCCTGAATCTCACGTGATTTCATGCATCTCCAATGTagtaaagaaaaataacctaaaagaaCTCAGTTTATTCTTATTCCAGAAGAAACCCTTGTGCATTCCGCAATCTGTTTTTAATTGTGCATCACTGGTATCTTTGGAGCTGCGAATATACCCTCACATCCATTTTCCTGATGATATCACATTCCCGCGACTCAAGCGTCTTCGACTTAGGGATTTGAAGCTTAACAATGACTGTTGGAATGACAAACTTTTTATCAATTCCCCTATCCTTGAAGAATTGTATCTAGACAGCTGCGCTTTTCTTGTGCCGAGTTTCTGTATTGCAATTTCTACACTtaagattttgaaaattaatGATGCGAATGGTATGCAACACTGTGCTCTCAATATTCATGCACCAAGTCTTTTGAGTTTATTCTACAATGGGCCTGTTGCAAAGGAATATGTCTTGTCTAGTTTTGTTTCATTAATGGAAGCAGTTGTTCAAGTTCCTGGTACATTGGGGGAAAGTTCTACAAATGAAGCATTAAGTCAAATTTTTCGAGCCCTTGCACATGTAAAATGTCTAACTGTTAATGTTCCACCCTCAGAG GAGGACAATCTGTTAACGAATTTGCCAACATATCATAATCTCAAACACTTGAAAGTAACTGGGGTACCACATGACTCTGATGTAAGAGTAATTGCTTTGCTCAAAGTAACACCCAGTCTGGAGTCACTAGTAATTGAAAAG AAGGCGTATTTTCGACTTACAACTGTtgacaaccaaggcaatgaagaCGATGGTTGGACATCACTTGATAGGGGATGTTTATTTCAACACCTTAAAACATTCTGCTTCATTCCTTTATCTTGGGGTCCAAGGGAGATAAGCTGTGTGAAAGTAATTTTGAGGAACGCCAAAGCTTTGCAATCCTTCACTATCTACAGTCATTCCTCTGGATGGCCTCTAACTGAGATAGAACAACAACGTCCTATGGTGCGGATAAAAAGTTTTCAAAGAGCTTCTGAAAGTTGCTCGTTTAAATTCTGCTCTTGA